The segment CTCTAAAATACGGATTTTGAAAATTAACTTATCAAAAAATATTTTTTAGCCCAATGCTACATCGAGGACCAGCATCAGCAAAAATCCAAAAATCAGTGAGAAAGTAGCCGTTCTTTCGTATCCGTGAGAATGTGTTTCTGGGATTATCTCATCGCTGATAACGTACAGCATAGCCCCTCCCGCAAATGAAAGAAAAAAAGGTAAGGCTGGTTTCATTAAGACCACTAGAGATGCCCCAAGTAAACCTCCTATAGGTTCGACTAATCCTGTCAAAAAACTCCAAAAGAAACTTTGTTTTCTTGAATAATTTGCTTTAATTAAAGAGAAAGCTGTCGCTGTCCCTTCTGGAATATTTTGTAGTCCTATAGCAACTGCTACAGTAATACCATTAGCAATCATTCCACCACCAAAACTCACCCCTACAGCCATTCCTTCCGGAAAGTTATGGAGTGCTATTGCGATAACGAACAACCATATCTTCTTTAAACGGGCTAACTCAGGTCCTTCATGTCCCTTTAAAAAATGTTCATGAGGGGAGAAGGTATCCATTAATTCAATAGTAAGTGCGCCGAGAAATATCCCTAAAATAGTTATTAATATTCCACCCGTGTCTAAAGATGGAATTATAAGTGAAAAAACAGTAGCTGCGAGCATAACACCGGCAGCAAATCCTAAAAACATATCTAAATTTTTTTCGCTTAACTCTTTTTTGAAAAACAATACTGGAATAGCTCCAATTGAAGTAGCAAGACCAGCGATCAGACTTGCTAGGGTTCCAAATATCCATATTTGAGAACTGGTTAATTCGTTCATCTTAGCCCTCCTTGTAGGTTGTTTTTTTAGTTTTGTGAATTTAGTGAAGAATATTAATTTCAAAAGCTGATTAATATTCTTTCAGGAAGAAGCTTTTTATCCCACAACAATTCTTAATTATAATATCTCTGTTTTGTGCAGATATTACAACCGATATAACTTTAAGTTAGAATTACGATTGCAACTTCTTGTTATATTTGATATAATTTAATGATTCTTCGGGGAAGGCTAGGGGGTGAAAGGGAGAAATCTGTACGGGGTATTGACTAAATTTTTGTACCTTTAAAAAAAACACTTGATTTATGTTATAATAAAAAATAATCAACAGGTTAAAGATCATTTATTAGGAGGAATCACATGGCTAACGATCAAAAACAAAAAAGGGGTAATAGCTTTAATTTCATAATCATAACATTAATTTTC is part of the Petrotoga miotherma DSM 10691 genome and harbors:
- a CDS encoding ZIP family metal transporter, which produces MNELTSSQIWIFGTLASLIAGLATSIGAIPVLFFKKELSEKNLDMFLGFAAGVMLAATVFSLIIPSLDTGGILITILGIFLGALTIELMDTFSPHEHFLKGHEGPELARLKKIWLFVIAIALHNFPEGMAVGVSFGGGMIANGITVAVAIGLQNIPEGTATAFSLIKANYSRKQSFFWSFLTGLVEPIGGLLGASLVVLMKPALPFFLSFAGGAMLYVISDEIIPETHSHGYERTATFSLIFGFLLMLVLDVALG